One Antiquaquibacter oligotrophicus genomic region harbors:
- a CDS encoding MarR family winged helix-turn-helix transcriptional regulator, whose protein sequence is MVRKLDEAPAAPATVLLPYESEALADLVRISGLLNSLEFQRKIVGDSVIPDDPNAFSAIYALATAGSLRPGVLATKLHVSAPTASRLVEKLSCAGLVRRIADPDDSRASLVALTAEGAKAGADIFSKGDIMMDALLADWQPHDRIALTSLLSRLADAMLSDRR, encoded by the coding sequence ATGGTCCGCAAGCTCGACGAAGCACCCGCGGCACCCGCGACAGTGCTCCTCCCTTACGAGTCGGAAGCCCTCGCCGATCTCGTGCGGATCTCTGGACTCTTGAATTCGCTGGAGTTTCAGCGCAAAATCGTCGGCGACTCGGTGATCCCCGACGACCCGAATGCGTTTTCGGCGATCTACGCGCTCGCCACGGCGGGGTCGCTCCGCCCCGGTGTGTTGGCCACCAAGCTCCACGTTTCGGCCCCCACCGCGAGCCGGCTCGTCGAAAAACTCTCCTGCGCCGGGCTCGTGCGTCGTATCGCCGACCCCGATGACTCGAGGGCGAGTCTCGTCGCCCTCACCGCCGAAGGTGCCAAGGCGGGAGCCGACATCTTCAGCAAGGGAGACATCATGATGGATGCCCTCCTCGCCGACTGGCAGCCCCACGATCGCATCGCGCTGACAAGTCTTCTCTCGCGTCTCGCCGACGCGATGCTCTCCGACCGCCGCTAA
- a CDS encoding outer membrane protein assembly factor BamB family protein yields the protein MAEQPEDLAAHPDPPAGSTQDTPARRVAWIVVLATVAAGVGLVAAVDVPPDDGARSAAEALLPPDGSASVLTYADGSEWTIESAYSTGLPFLLQQPNGAGGHQSSRLDAAGQDAGQTRFWRQTWTDHARQRGQLVELYELADDGVRQLTITGGQNGFSFSPGVLVLPSDIQPGSTWSSEGDSLPGGLITYTSTGSAEAADDGCLLVTLTMDHRDPAQADATVLETVDRTTWCPGRGGVDSEYTSVSGGETTDGGAVSVPLTEPEPLDAATETPNLDIADAEDWTVSEMPLVIRDPLFGESTIHGATDSRSVMTASGVAVINTGPEIVAYRQGEGESVREWIAHPGGEIVRLGAFGDVVLVSTTDRIVQAYDDRGRRGWRATFADIVQAPPVADGEGGVLLVGLDGEVRRVDLEDGDERWSVKLSGDADAAPAVADGRVFTADRSGVLRAFALDDGSPLWETELERGALITADEERVFVTTDDGNTLAWDAETGEPRWTSAFDGSPVSSAIIGSTLVVQGADGTTAYSLQGDIEWSIPASAGLIPTADAVLLLDSDEVLLVDEAGTVRERWNVGEADAGRARTLLPSNDGVWLLSNDFSVTEVGAP from the coding sequence TTGGCCGAGCAACCCGAAGACCTGGCCGCCCACCCCGATCCACCGGCAGGCTCGACACAAGACACTCCCGCGCGCCGAGTCGCGTGGATCGTCGTGCTCGCGACCGTTGCCGCAGGTGTCGGTCTCGTTGCCGCCGTGGACGTTCCACCGGATGACGGAGCCCGCTCGGCCGCGGAGGCACTCTTGCCGCCCGACGGCAGCGCGAGTGTGCTCACCTACGCCGACGGGTCGGAGTGGACCATCGAGTCCGCGTATTCGACGGGTCTGCCCTTTCTCCTGCAGCAGCCGAACGGTGCTGGCGGTCACCAGAGTTCTCGCCTCGACGCCGCTGGCCAGGACGCCGGTCAGACGAGGTTCTGGCGCCAGACGTGGACGGACCACGCCCGACAGCGCGGCCAACTGGTCGAGCTCTACGAGCTGGCCGACGACGGCGTGCGTCAGTTGACCATCACGGGCGGACAGAACGGCTTCAGCTTTTCGCCCGGCGTGCTCGTGCTGCCATCCGACATTCAACCGGGGTCGACCTGGTCGAGCGAAGGCGACTCGTTGCCCGGCGGGCTCATCACCTACACCTCGACCGGAAGCGCCGAAGCCGCCGACGATGGATGCCTGCTCGTGACGCTCACGATGGATCACCGTGACCCCGCCCAGGCCGATGCGACCGTGCTCGAGACTGTCGATCGCACGACGTGGTGCCCAGGTCGGGGAGGCGTCGACTCCGAGTACACGTCTGTGAGCGGCGGCGAGACGACTGACGGTGGCGCGGTCTCGGTCCCGCTCACCGAGCCGGAGCCTCTCGACGCGGCGACGGAAACACCGAACCTCGACATCGCGGACGCCGAGGACTGGACCGTGAGCGAGATGCCCCTCGTCATTCGTGATCCCCTCTTCGGTGAGTCGACCATTCACGGCGCGACGGATTCCCGCAGTGTTATGACCGCATCGGGCGTCGCAGTCATCAACACCGGGCCGGAGATCGTCGCGTACCGCCAGGGCGAGGGGGAGAGCGTCCGCGAATGGATCGCCCATCCGGGCGGCGAGATTGTGCGGCTCGGCGCTTTCGGCGATGTTGTGCTCGTGTCGACGACCGACCGCATCGTCCAGGCGTACGACGACCGCGGTCGGAGGGGTTGGCGCGCCACCTTCGCGGATATCGTTCAGGCGCCACCCGTCGCGGATGGCGAGGGCGGTGTTCTGCTCGTCGGTCTCGACGGCGAGGTTCGCCGCGTGGACCTCGAGGATGGTGACGAGCGTTGGTCGGTGAAGCTTTCCGGCGATGCCGACGCCGCTCCGGCGGTAGCCGACGGGCGGGTGTTCACGGCCGACCGCTCCGGGGTTCTGCGGGCGTTCGCTCTCGACGACGGCTCGCCGCTGTGGGAGACCGAGCTGGAACGTGGCGCCCTGATCACGGCGGACGAGGAACGTGTGTTCGTCACCACCGACGACGGCAACACGCTCGCGTGGGATGCCGAGACGGGAGAGCCGCGGTGGACGTCGGCGTTCGACGGCTCACCGGTGTCCTCGGCGATCATCGGTTCGACGCTCGTTGTGCAAGGTGCCGACGGCACCACCGCGTACAGCCTGCAGGGCGACATCGAGTGGAGCATCCCGGCATCCGCGGGACTGATTCCCACGGCGGATGCCGTGCTGCTGCTCGATTCCGACGAAGTGCTCCTCGTGGACGAGGCGGGTACCGTACGGGAGCGATGGAACGTCGGAGAGGCAGACGCGGGTCGCGCGAGAACTCTGCTGCCGTCGAATGACGGTGTGTGGTTGCTCTCGAATGACTTCAGCGTCACGGAAGTGGGTGCGCCATGA
- a CDS encoding cell division protein CrgA, which translates to MARTNARTKPESPATSGEPAPNPVWFKPVMFGFMLLGLLWIITFYVSDSTLPIPSIGGFNLVIGFGIAFIGFLMTTRWR; encoded by the coding sequence ATGGCCCGTACGAATGCGCGAACCAAGCCCGAGAGCCCCGCAACCTCCGGCGAGCCGGCACCGAACCCCGTCTGGTTCAAGCCGGTGATGTTCGGCTTCATGCTGCTCGGCCTTCTCTGGATCATCACGTTCTACGTGAGTGACTCGACCCTCCCGATCCCCTCGATCGGTGGATTCAACCTCGTCATCGGCTTCGGAATTGCCTTCATCGGCTTCCTGATGACGACGCGCTGGCGCTGA
- the cofD gene encoding 2-phospho-L-lactate transferase, producing MASPRITVIGGGVGNARFLLGLRAHAATLPEPPDLTAVVNVGDDMWLAGLRITPDLDTVMYALAGVNDVERGWGRAGDTERVSAELAAWGVGWPWFTLGDLDVGAHVTRTSLLRDGLPLSAVVERMTARWPLGVRLLPSTDHEVETYVRTSQGDLHFQEWWTRHRAAVSAEGFDFRGAQDATPAPGVLDAIESADVVILAPSNPIVSLDPVLAIPGIRAALERASAPVVGVSPIIGGAVVRGMADQCLTAVGVETSALAVARYLGARSNGGILDAWLVDEVDAASVSALRDAGIRAEAVPLWLRDEESSAAVARAALTLVAR from the coding sequence ATGGCCTCACCAAGGATCACCGTTATCGGCGGCGGGGTTGGCAACGCCCGCTTTCTGCTCGGACTCCGTGCGCACGCCGCGACACTGCCGGAGCCACCGGACCTCACCGCCGTTGTGAACGTCGGCGACGACATGTGGCTCGCGGGCCTGCGCATCACTCCAGACCTCGACACGGTCATGTACGCGCTCGCCGGCGTCAACGACGTGGAACGCGGTTGGGGTAGGGCCGGCGACACGGAACGGGTGTCGGCCGAACTCGCCGCGTGGGGTGTCGGATGGCCGTGGTTCACCCTCGGGGATCTCGATGTCGGCGCCCACGTGACCCGCACCTCCCTCCTGCGTGACGGCCTACCACTTTCCGCGGTCGTCGAGCGGATGACCGCGAGGTGGCCGCTCGGTGTTCGCCTTCTGCCGTCCACCGATCACGAGGTCGAAACTTACGTGCGCACGTCGCAGGGCGACCTGCACTTCCAGGAGTGGTGGACGCGCCACCGCGCCGCCGTGAGTGCGGAGGGCTTCGACTTCAGGGGAGCACAGGACGCGACGCCCGCCCCGGGAGTGCTTGACGCGATCGAGTCGGCGGATGTCGTGATCCTGGCACCGTCGAACCCCATCGTCTCCCTCGACCCGGTGCTCGCCATCCCCGGTATCCGTGCCGCGCTGGAGCGGGCATCCGCGCCCGTCGTCGGAGTCTCACCGATCATCGGCGGCGCGGTCGTGCGCGGCATGGCGGACCAATGCCTCACAGCGGTGGGGGTGGAGACGAGTGCGCTCGCGGTCGCCCGCTACTTGGGTGCGCGTTCGAATGGCGGGATCCTCGACGCGTGGCTCGTCGACGAGGTCGACGCCGCATCGGTCTCCGCTCTCCGCGACGCGGGAATTCGAGCCGAGGCGGTGCCGCTATGGCTGCGCGACGAGGAGTCGAGCGCGGCGGTCGCGAGAGCCGCTCTCACGCTCGTTGCCCGTTAG
- a CDS encoding peptidylprolyl isomerase — MSSPTAVATIVTNYGTIRVNLLGNHAPKTVDNFVGLATGTKEWTHPATGVTSTEPLYNGVIFHRIIKDFMLQAGDPLGQGIGGPGYEFDDEIHPELSFGEPYVLAMANAGIRFGKGTNGSQFFITTVPTPWLQGKHTIFGFVADEESKRVVDAIEAVETDARDKPLKDVVIESVSVDKV; from the coding sequence ATGTCTTCTCCCACCGCAGTAGCCACGATCGTCACCAACTACGGCACGATCCGCGTGAATCTTCTCGGCAACCACGCTCCCAAGACCGTGGACAACTTCGTCGGGCTCGCAACGGGCACCAAGGAGTGGACGCACCCCGCGACCGGTGTCACCTCGACCGAGCCGCTGTACAACGGTGTGATCTTCCACCGCATCATCAAGGACTTCATGCTCCAGGCTGGCGACCCGCTCGGCCAGGGCATTGGTGGCCCGGGTTACGAGTTCGACGACGAGATCCACCCCGAGCTTTCGTTCGGTGAGCCCTACGTTCTCGCGATGGCCAATGCGGGCATCCGTTTCGGCAAGGGAACCAACGGATCGCAGTTCTTCATCACCACCGTCCCCACCCCGTGGCTTCAGGGCAAGCACACGATCTTCGGTTTTGTGGCCGACGAGGAGTCCAAGCGTGTCGTCGACGCCATCGAGGCCGTTGAGACGGATGCCCGCGACAAGCCACTCAAGGACGTCGTCATCGAGAGCGTCAGTGTCGACAAGGTCTAG
- a CDS encoding rhomboid family intramembrane serine protease has translation MSDSAGTSSNVCYRHPNRQSYVLCQRCGRTICPECQTQAAVGVQCPECVREGRASVPRTKSPLRAAFSRGSTKPVVTWSIIAICVVLFVLQNIPVIGNYVVSFGAYRPVFTAILPWTLITSAFLHGSIFHILLNMYSLFIIGPVLERMLGRGRFLALYLLSALGGSVAVLLLAPASLVVGASGAIFGLLGAFFVIQRRLGGTNVQLLVIVGLNLVIGFVPGLNIAWQAHIGGLVAGAAVALVFVRTRRADQRTTQILFVSLIAVALVAITIARLVLPVS, from the coding sequence GTGAGCGACTCAGCGGGCACGTCGAGCAACGTCTGCTACCGGCATCCGAACCGTCAGAGCTACGTGCTCTGCCAGCGCTGCGGCCGCACCATCTGCCCGGAGTGCCAGACCCAGGCTGCGGTCGGGGTGCAGTGCCCAGAGTGTGTTCGCGAGGGTCGCGCGAGTGTTCCCCGCACCAAGTCCCCGCTCCGCGCGGCGTTCAGTCGGGGCAGCACCAAACCCGTCGTCACGTGGTCGATCATCGCGATCTGCGTTGTGCTTTTTGTACTGCAGAACATTCCCGTCATCGGCAACTACGTTGTGTCCTTCGGCGCCTACCGCCCGGTCTTTACGGCGATTTTGCCGTGGACGTTGATCACCTCGGCGTTCCTGCACGGGTCGATCTTCCACATCCTGCTCAATATGTACTCGCTCTTCATCATCGGGCCGGTACTGGAGCGGATGCTCGGCAGGGGTCGCTTCCTCGCCCTCTACCTACTGAGTGCCCTGGGCGGCTCGGTTGCCGTTCTCCTTCTCGCGCCCGCGTCCCTCGTCGTCGGTGCATCCGGAGCCATCTTCGGTCTCCTCGGAGCCTTCTTCGTGATTCAGCGGCGGCTGGGCGGCACCAACGTCCAGTTGCTCGTGATCGTGGGATTGAACCTCGTGATCGGGTTTGTGCCCGGCTTGAACATTGCGTGGCAGGCACATATTGGTGGCCTCGTCGCGGGTGCCGCGGTTGCACTCGTTTTTGTTCGCACGCGGCGCGCGGATCAGCGCACCACGCAGATCCTGTTCGTATCGCTCATCGCGGTCGCGCTCGTGGCGATCACGATTGCCCGGTTGGTGCTACCCGTTAGTTGA
- a CDS encoding class E sortase, translating to MVLVDGRVARRKAERAARNRVTVVGVLGEVLITGGVLVLGFLGWQIWINDIIEGDHQTHQATELSASWDKGEATVAAPADRPDPGPPQVDVAPGNAERFANLIVPRFGADYTRPIAEGIGVDDVLAYGIGHYPDTAMPGDVGNFAVAGHRTGWGAPLADIVNLQVGDSIYIETEAGWYRYIFRSSEYVMPTGVEVLEPVPQIIGQDPTDRLITLTSCNPPLTAAERVIAYGVYDTWYPRAGGPPPEIAAIAQTVAAG from the coding sequence ATGGTTCTCGTTGACGGTCGTGTTGCGCGCCGCAAAGCCGAGCGCGCAGCCCGAAATCGCGTGACCGTCGTTGGTGTCCTCGGCGAGGTACTCATCACGGGCGGTGTGCTCGTCCTCGGGTTCCTCGGTTGGCAGATCTGGATCAACGACATCATCGAGGGCGACCACCAGACCCACCAGGCCACCGAACTCAGCGCGAGCTGGGACAAGGGTGAGGCCACCGTTGCCGCCCCTGCCGATCGCCCCGACCCGGGGCCTCCGCAGGTCGATGTGGCCCCCGGCAACGCTGAGCGGTTCGCGAACCTCATCGTTCCCCGTTTCGGCGCGGACTACACGCGACCGATCGCCGAAGGTATCGGCGTCGACGATGTCCTCGCCTATGGAATCGGGCATTACCCCGACACCGCCATGCCCGGTGATGTCGGCAACTTCGCGGTCGCCGGCCACCGCACCGGGTGGGGCGCACCGCTCGCCGACATCGTCAACCTGCAGGTCGGTGACAGCATCTACATTGAGACCGAGGCCGGCTGGTACCGCTACATCTTCCGTTCGTCTGAGTACGTCATGCCGACCGGAGTCGAAGTCCTCGAGCCCGTTCCGCAGATCATCGGCCAGGACCCGACCGACCGACTCATCACGCTCACGAGCTGCAACCCGCCCCTCACGGCCGCCGAGCGCGTCATCGCCTACGGCGTCTACGACACGTGGTACCCGCGTGCTGGCGGACCACCGCCGGAGATCGCCGCAATCGCGCAGACCGTGGCGGCCGGCTGA
- a CDS encoding cell wall-binding repeat-containing protein has product MTATGLARARVLALVPLVAASLLLPVAATTATAAPLDVEPDLTSLPDPMDRGDYTPAVIQETKLGLVDLQEPNSSGTAPGTGQVQSAEQMQIRGQLYYPADRTEPSPVLILVHGNHGSCDVNGNTAVLSCNEFKRNEAGYAYLAENLATWGYTTFSVSQDQMMMRQDNAKGKGMHQRRLLIAAALDALSAANAEGGLPVDANTTIGTTLVGKLDMTRIGLMGHSRGGDGVTSFIDYNRMRTDGPRYPLRGVISLAPVDYERKAPYGVPYMSILPWCDGDVSNLQGARFFERAQYVNGDNAFPVIQSSQLGANHNWYNTVWFADGQDGGNVADAACGNSQPTNSTNVQPNNLRLSGASSYDTPWPYVINNTDTYNPLVNTKISGDPEKMGDQEKIGLATMAAFFRRYVGGEGAFEPYMTGELSTTENHYQIPESACPTSESGIRIDCAERVSTSYFPPASERVDLIRPEIENPLTLNALGGTLSGTGFAYPYLDNGGVTLPAPTAQGFDWCNPEPDHFAPSQLGISTQPTGAKACPLPGKAELGGQNGTRENSPVNHSYGRQLALAWEAGTAATLTADIPAASSDMSGLKALAMGADVNFFDTRNPGTTRTENGVNLPVTYNPEATTQDFVIALIDSEGNEATVNAGDERWGNALHMSTGTTTARTHIVLDQIRVPLAAFEGVDLTSLDRLELRFGVEGTPSSGSIQLADVRFQEAVTDAPLILSDGTEPDQGAGYGAPATGPDPADYLFAYDATPGELILEDTTGNPASNSTWVVDDDMAQCPSANFTSIQAAVNFAAPWDTIVVCEGTYVESTTPTTNGGSPAQSGSKNGLHITKPLRIKGAGADKVTIMPDQSLTTLAGTAPYLRDGGGNVISVTRQSLGSTDTNELFLDLSGVTVTSGTVEAEAGIAFFNAAGRVSDSVIGVGSNPMGWGIVKTGSIRGAGPGTVESEVTVHGSVVTGFRFGGILFDGGLGADGAAGNLERSGIIQHGYVSDTVVTGAGSLGVRYTNGVDGFIKNSRITGNEYGVLLSDAKTETDDVAISGSVITGNTYSVYNANAATTAVREGAPVTVTGSYLASDPVSPVDTQSNPTVIVESPAAGDIEGVPTGVGSFEDAAPTAKLVDPADGEIVNVGQTITPIAKALDDFAVSSATLVVNGTPFATGTVSPFTFTWAPGAELRGTDVTLTTIVTDSAGQQTESSPITITVPDITVDRIAGATRYDVAVGISQQAYPSTAPVVYVASGANYPDALSAGPAAAYEGGPLLLVGPDEVPAAVSAEIARLDPAKIVVVGGTASVTEGAFNTLSALADETVRIAGANRYEVSRSIAEYAFPDEVPLVYIATGEKFPDALAAGGAAGSKDAPVLLVRGSATDLDDASAALLESLGTTQTRVLGGEASVTPGVFDDVDAIATATRLGGADRYEAARTINADAFVTAERAFLATGLNFPDALAGSAWAASAGAPLYVAPGTCVTAGVLADLQALGVTSVTLLGGEASLTPEVFALTPCA; this is encoded by the coding sequence GTGACCGCAACTGGCTTAGCACGCGCCCGCGTGCTCGCCCTCGTCCCCCTGGTTGCCGCATCCCTGCTACTACCCGTCGCAGCGACCACGGCAACCGCAGCACCGCTCGATGTCGAACCCGACCTGACATCCCTACCCGATCCCATGGATCGGGGTGACTACACTCCCGCCGTCATCCAGGAGACCAAGCTCGGTCTCGTCGACCTGCAGGAGCCCAACTCGAGCGGCACCGCGCCGGGCACCGGCCAGGTCCAGTCCGCCGAGCAGATGCAGATCCGCGGACAGCTCTACTACCCGGCCGACCGCACCGAGCCCTCCCCCGTGCTCATCCTCGTACACGGAAACCACGGCTCGTGTGACGTCAACGGCAACACCGCCGTCCTCAGCTGCAACGAGTTCAAGCGCAACGAGGCCGGCTACGCCTACCTCGCCGAGAACCTTGCAACGTGGGGATACACGACCTTCTCGGTCTCCCAGGACCAGATGATGATGCGCCAGGACAACGCGAAGGGTAAGGGCATGCACCAGCGTCGCCTGCTCATCGCAGCTGCTCTCGACGCGCTCAGCGCCGCGAACGCCGAGGGTGGTCTGCCCGTCGACGCCAACACCACCATCGGCACGACCCTCGTCGGCAAGCTCGACATGACCCGTATCGGTCTCATGGGCCACTCGCGCGGTGGCGACGGCGTCACGAGCTTCATCGACTACAACCGCATGCGCACGGACGGCCCGCGCTACCCGCTGCGCGGTGTTATCTCGCTCGCGCCCGTCGACTACGAGCGCAAGGCGCCGTACGGTGTGCCGTACATGTCGATCCTCCCCTGGTGTGACGGCGACGTCTCCAACCTCCAGGGCGCCCGGTTCTTCGAGCGCGCGCAGTACGTCAACGGCGACAATGCGTTCCCGGTGATCCAGTCCTCGCAGCTCGGTGCCAACCACAACTGGTACAACACCGTGTGGTTCGCCGACGGTCAGGACGGCGGCAACGTGGCGGATGCCGCGTGTGGAAACTCGCAGCCGACGAACTCGACCAACGTGCAGCCCAACAACCTGCGCTTGAGCGGGGCTTCGAGCTACGACACCCCGTGGCCGTACGTGATCAACAACACCGACACGTACAACCCCCTCGTCAACACCAAGATCTCGGGTGACCCCGAGAAGATGGGCGACCAGGAGAAGATCGGTCTCGCGACCATGGCGGCCTTCTTCCGTCGCTACGTCGGTGGTGAAGGCGCGTTCGAGCCGTACATGACCGGTGAGCTGTCGACCACGGAGAACCACTACCAAATCCCCGAGTCGGCCTGTCCCACGAGTGAGTCCGGCATCCGCATCGACTGCGCCGAGCGTGTGTCGACGAGCTACTTCCCGCCGGCGTCCGAGCGTGTTGACCTCATCCGCCCGGAGATCGAGAACCCGCTCACGCTCAACGCCCTGGGTGGCACCCTGAGTGGCACCGGCTTCGCGTACCCGTACCTCGACAACGGCGGCGTCACGCTGCCGGCGCCGACGGCACAGGGATTCGACTGGTGCAACCCGGAGCCCGACCACTTCGCTCCGTCGCAGCTCGGCATCTCAACCCAGCCGACCGGCGCCAAGGCGTGCCCGCTCCCGGGCAAGGCCGAGCTCGGTGGCCAGAACGGCACACGCGAAAACTCGCCGGTCAACCACTCCTACGGTCGCCAGCTGGCGCTCGCGTGGGAGGCCGGAACCGCGGCGACCCTCACGGCGGACATCCCCGCCGCGTCGAGTGACATGAGCGGACTCAAGGCACTGGCCATGGGCGCCGACGTGAACTTCTTCGACACGCGCAACCCCGGCACGACGCGCACGGAGAACGGAGTCAACCTCCCCGTCACGTACAACCCGGAGGCGACGACGCAGGACTTCGTCATCGCGCTCATCGACAGCGAGGGCAACGAGGCGACGGTCAACGCCGGCGACGAGCGCTGGGGCAACGCCCTGCACATGTCGACGGGTACCACGACGGCGCGCACGCACATCGTGCTCGACCAGATCCGCGTGCCGCTCGCCGCATTCGAGGGTGTCGACCTGACGTCCCTCGACCGCCTCGAGCTGCGCTTCGGTGTCGAGGGAACCCCGTCGTCCGGCTCGATCCAGCTGGCCGATGTGCGTTTCCAGGAGGCTGTGACGGATGCCCCCCTCATCCTCTCGGACGGCACCGAGCCCGACCAGGGCGCTGGATACGGGGCTCCGGCCACCGGTCCGGACCCGGCCGACTACCTCTTCGCCTACGACGCCACCCCCGGTGAACTCATCCTCGAGGACACGACGGGTAACCCCGCGTCGAACTCCACCTGGGTGGTCGACGACGACATGGCGCAGTGCCCCAGCGCGAACTTCACGTCGATCCAGGCAGCGGTGAACTTCGCCGCTCCGTGGGACACGATCGTGGTCTGCGAGGGAACCTACGTCGAGAGCACCACTCCGACCACCAACGGCGGCAGCCCCGCGCAGTCCGGTTCGAAGAACGGTCTCCACATCACCAAGCCGCTGCGCATCAAGGGTGCCGGTGCTGACAAGGTGACGATCATGCCCGACCAGAGCCTCACCACTCTCGCCGGTACGGCTCCGTACCTGCGTGACGGCGGCGGCAACGTGATCTCGGTCACGCGCCAGTCGCTCGGCTCGACCGACACGAACGAGCTGTTCCTCGACCTCTCCGGTGTGACGGTGACGTCGGGAACGGTCGAAGCCGAAGCGGGCATCGCCTTCTTCAACGCGGCGGGTCGTGTCTCCGACTCGGTCATCGGTGTCGGCTCCAACCCGATGGGCTGGGGCATCGTCAAGACGGGTTCCATCCGCGGTGCGGGTCCTGGAACCGTCGAGAGTGAGGTGACCGTCCACGGTTCGGTCGTCACCGGCTTCCGCTTCGGCGGCATCCTGTTCGACGGCGGCCTCGGCGCCGACGGTGCCGCAGGCAACCTGGAGCGCTCCGGCATCATCCAGCACGGTTACGTGAGCGACACTGTCGTCACGGGTGCGGGATCGCTCGGAGTCAGGTACACCAACGGTGTCGACGGGTTCATCAAGAACAGCCGCATCACGGGTAACGAGTACGGCGTGCTGTTGAGCGATGCCAAGACGGAGACGGACGACGTCGCCATTTCGGGCAGCGTAATCACGGGCAACACCTACTCGGTGTACAACGCGAACGCGGCGACCACCGCGGTGCGCGAGGGTGCCCCGGTCACGGTCACCGGCAGCTACCTGGCTTCGGACCCCGTGTCGCCCGTCGACACGCAGTCGAACCCCACGGTGATTGTCGAGAGCCCCGCGGCCGGTGACATCGAGGGTGTTCCGACGGGTGTCGGTTCCTTCGAGGATGCCGCGCCGACGGCGAAACTCGTCGACCCGGCCGACGGTGAGATCGTGAACGTCGGCCAGACGATCACGCCCATCGCGAAGGCGCTGGACGACTTCGCCGTGAGCTCGGCGACCCTCGTGGTCAACGGCACCCCGTTCGCGACGGGAACGGTCTCGCCGTTCACGTTCACGTGGGCGCCCGGAGCTGAGCTCCGCGGAACCGATGTCACCCTCACGACGATCGTGACCGACTCGGCCGGTCAGCAGACCGAGTCGAGCCCGATCACGATCACCGTGCCAGACATCACCGTCGACCGCATCGCTGGCGCCACCCGTTACGACGTGGCTGTCGGAATCTCGCAGCAGGCCTACCCGAGCACGGCACCCGTCGTGTACGTGGCCAGTGGCGCGAACTACCCCGACGCCCTGTCGGCCGGTCCCGCCGCCGCATACGAGGGTGGTCCGCTGCTGCTCGTGGGGCCCGACGAGGTCCCTGCCGCGGTGAGCGCCGAGATCGCACGACTGGATCCGGCGAAGATCGTGGTCGTGGGTGGCACCGCCTCGGTCACCGAGGGAGCGTTCAACACGCTGTCGGCCCTCGCTGACGAGACGGTCCGCATCGCGGGCGCGAACCGCTACGAGGTCTCGCGCAGCATCGCGGAGTACGCCTTCCCCGACGAGGTTCCGTTGGTCTACATCGCCACCGGCGAGAAGTTCCCGGACGCACTCGCCGCTGGTGGCGCCGCAGGTTCGAAGGATGCCCCGGTGCTTCTCGTCAGGGGATCGGCTACCGACCTCGACGACGCCTCGGCGGCGCTCCTGGAGAGCCTCGGAACGACGCAGACACGTGTTCTCGGTGGCGAAGCATCCGTGACGCCGGGTGTCTTCGACGACGTCGATGCGATCGCCACGGCGACCCGCCTCGGCGGAGCGGACCGGTACGAGGCTGCTCGCACCATCAACGCTGACGCATTCGTCACCGCGGAGCGGGCGTTCCTGGCCACCGGCCTGAACTTCCCCGACGCGCTGGCGGGCTCCGCGTGGGCCGCTTCCGCTGGTGCACCGCTCTACGTCGCACCGGGAACGTGTGTGACGGCGGGTGTTCTGGCAGACCTCCAGGCCCTGGGTGTGACCTCCGTCACACTCCTCGGTGGAGAGGCCTCGCTCACACCGGAGGTGTTCGCGCTCACGCCCTGTGCGTAA
- a CDS encoding cupin domain-containing protein, which translates to MHRRILTVAMVTLALTGCSAGSLPSPTPTPTPAVTEAPVAVEELGAGSQTDSLDVDVDGPTDVAFRRITIAPGAGTGEHCHAGQLIAVVEQGALTHYAPVHPGGVRVYETGESIVEGADYIHQGVNEGDVDVVLLVTYLIEKGQPLAQTDLSLCEVDD; encoded by the coding sequence ATGCATCGACGCATCCTTACTGTTGCCATGGTCACCCTCGCTCTCACCGGATGCTCGGCCGGGTCACTGCCGTCGCCGACACCCACTCCGACTCCTGCTGTCACCGAGGCTCCCGTCGCGGTGGAGGAGCTCGGCGCTGGCAGCCAGACCGACTCACTCGACGTTGACGTCGATGGCCCAACCGACGTCGCATTCCGTCGCATCACGATCGCTCCCGGGGCGGGAACCGGAGAGCACTGTCACGCCGGCCAACTCATCGCCGTCGTCGAGCAGGGTGCGCTCACCCACTACGCGCCCGTGCATCCGGGCGGGGTGCGGGTCTACGAGACGGGCGAGTCGATCGTCGAAGGTGCCGACTACATCCACCAAGGGGTCAACGAGGGCGACGTTGACGTTGTTCTTCTGGTGACCTACCTCATCGAGAAGGGTCAGCCCCTCGCCCAAACCGACCTGAGCCTGTGCGAGGTAGACGACTAG